From a single Nicotiana tomentosiformis chromosome 2, ASM39032v3, whole genome shotgun sequence genomic region:
- the LOC138905561 gene encoding uncharacterized protein, with protein sequence MEWLSPYHAILDCHAKTVTMAMPELPILEWRGSFVGTSNQVISFLKARHMVEKGCLSYLAFVGDTTAEIPTLYSVLVVREFSNIFSADLQGMPPNRDIDFGIDLVTSTQPVSTSPYRMALKELRELKEQLQELLEKEPTRVLACVVAQSSLFERINARQYDDPHLLVLRETVLQGGAKEVTIGEDGFL encoded by the exons ATGGAGTGGTTGTCTCCGtaccatgccattcttgattgccatgccaagactgttaccatGGCGATGCCTGAGTTGCCTatattagagtggaggggttcgTTTGTTGGTACTTCCAATCaggttatttctttcttgaaggctcgacatatggttgagaagggttgtttgtccTATTTGGCCTTTGTtggggatactactgcagagattCCTACGTTATATTCAGTGTTGGTGGTACGAGAGTTTTCCAATATATTTTCTGCTGATCTACAAGGTATGCCGCCGAAtcgggatatcgattttggcattgatttggtgACAAGCACCCAGCCTGTTTCTACTTCGCCTTATCGCATGGCTCTAAAGGAGCTAAGGGAGTTAAAGGAGCAACTTCAAGAGTTGCTTGAGAAGG agcccactcgagttcttgcatgtgttgtagctcagtcttcattatttgagcgAATCAATGCTCGTCAGTACGATGATCCGCACTtgctggttcttagagagactgtactacaaggtggtgccaaggaggttactatcggtgaggatggtttcctgtga